In Streptomyces sp. 71268, the DNA window GTCGCGCGCAGCGCTCCGGGCGCGGCACCAGCAGCGTGCAGTCACCGGTGGAGGTGTTGGCCGGGCTGTTGCAGAACCGGTCGGCGTTCTCCCACAGGGTGATCCCGGACCAGTTGTCCTCCAGAAGGTTCCGGTGGATCTCGATCCTGTCCGTGCGGGCCCGCACCCGTGGCTCGCCACCGGACTCGGACACGTACAGCGTCGCGTACGGGAAGTCGTCGCCGCGCCCGGCCGCCCGCCGGCCCTCGACCCGGTTGTTGCGCCGGAAGGTGTTGGCGCGGATGACCGCGTTGTAGCTGGTCTCGTAGATCAGCGCGGCGCCGTCGTTGGCCTCCACCACGTTGTTCTCGATACGGAAGTCGTTGTTGTTGGTGTCGGCCCACAGCCCGGTGCCTCGGTTGTCGTGCACCCAGTTGCCGCGCACGTCGGCGCCGCCCACGGCCCAGAACTTGGCGCCCCCGGTGCAGCCACAGCCCGGCCGCCGCCGTTCCCAGTCGTCGGTGTTGTTGGCCACGATCTCGTTGCCCTCGACCAGCAGGTCGCGGATGGTGTCGCCGGCCTTGTACGCGTTCAGGCCGTACTGCCCGTTGCCCCGCAGGCAGTTGGCCCGCACCCGTTGGCGGGCGCCGGCCATCAGCCCGGCGCCGGAGTTGTGCTGGATGGTGGCGTGCTCGATCACCCACCCGTCGGCCGAGTCGTGGTTGACCACGCCCTCGTTGTGCGGCGCGACGAACCCCTGCACGGTCAGGTGGCGGATGGCGACGTCGGGGGCGCCGCCGCCGAACGCGTACTGGTTGGTCCCGCGCCCGTCGAGCACCGCGCCCGGCGCGCCGAGGTAGCGGTTCCCCGGCTTGGGGACGACCTGGGCGTAGCGGTGCGGTTCGAGCCGGTGCCTGCCGGGGCGCAGCCAGAACGTGGTGTGCGGCGGGCTGCTCCGGGTCTTGGCCGCCAGGTCGTCGACGACCGCCGGGTCCACCGGCACCGCACCGGCCGGCGCCTTCGCCGGCCCGGCCATCGGCTCGGCGCACACCCGGGCCACGGCCCCGGCGCCCACCGGTGGTGTCGGCGCCGGCGCGCCGGTCGGTCGCGCCGGGCCGTCCGGCGCGCTCGCACAGCCGGCCGCCAGCAGGGCCAGCGCCAGTGGCGCCGCCGACCACGTCCGATGCCGCCTCTTGATCCCCACCCGCCCCCCTCAGCCGTGGAACCTGAGCACGGTGGTGAACTCGCCCGACCACCCGGCGCCACCGGCGAAGCCGGTGCCGACCAGCGTGGTGGCGGGTTCCTTGCGCCCGAAGCCGGGGGAGTACCAGCCCAACGGCGGTTCGACCGCGCCGCGCTGGGCCGACCAGCGCAGTCGCCCTGGCAGTTCGAGGACGGCGGAGCGGTGCTCGCCGTCCCGGGTCCAGGTCAGCTCGGCCCGGTCGCCCACCAGGTCCGCGACGATCGCCGGCCCGAGGTGGAAGGCCAGCCGCGCGGCCCGGCGCGGCCCGCGCACCTCGTCCACGATCCGCAACTCCCGCGTCGCGGCACTCAGCTCCACCCGGCGCCGGTGCGCCACCGGCCGGTACCCGTCGTGCTCGGCGTACCAGCGATCCACCCCGTCCCCGGCGGTGCCGGACGCGTTCGCGAAGAGCACCCGGCCACGGGCCTGCCGGGTCCACAGGAACGGGCCCCCGGAGACGGACTGGTCCACGCCGCCCAGCTCCAGCGTGTTGTGGGCGAGGGTGGACCGGAAGTACCGCCGCCACTCGGGCTCCCCGTGGTAGCAGTACGTGCCCGGGTCGGCCAGTACATCGACCCCCTCCTGCCGGACCTCCACGGACAGCGCGTCAGCGTGGGCGTGCGCGGCGATGGCCAGGAAGCCGTGCGGACCGCCGTCACAGCGGCACCAGATCCCCGCCGGGCCGCGCAGGACGGTCAGCCCCGCGTCGGCGAAGTGGGCCGGCCGGTCGGCCGGGCGGGGCGTGTCCGGCGCGGCCTCCCGCTTCGCGTACGGCCGGATCAGCGCGGCCAGCAGCGGGGTGCGGACATCGGTGCCGGACACCGTCGGCCACCAGGGGAGCCGACCGAACACGGCGTCACCGGTGGCCAGCAGCGAGCCCCAGCGGTCGGTGCCCGCGCCGTCCACGACCAGGCCGTGCCCGTCGTCCGCGTCCCCCTGGCGCGGCGGCCGCAGCCGGTCGTCCACGACGGCCGCGAGCGCGTCCGTCATCCGCAGCAGCACCAGGTGGACCGCCGGCGGGACCGGCACGCCGGCGGCGTCCGCCTCGGCCACCGCCGCCAGGCCCAGCTCCAGCACCAGCCCGTGGTACTCGGTGGCCAGCTCGCGGTTGAGGCCGGAGCCGAAGGTGTTGCTCCGCAGGTGCCGCTCCAGGCAGCGCAGTGCGTCGTCCCGCCAGCGCGCCGAGTCGGGGAACCAGTCGAACGCGCAGGCCGCCGCCGACTGCCCGGCGGCCTCGGCGATGACGTGGTTGTTGGCCGACGACCCCCGGCTGGGGAAGGCGGCCAGCCAGCGCTGGTGGTGCCAGACCTGGTGGCGCGCCACCGGGTTGTCCTCGAACAGGGCGGCCACGCCCGGCCAGCCGTCGAGCAGCCGGCGGACCCACACCCAGGACAGCAGCCGGATCCCCAGCTCGATGCCGCTGATCCAGTGCGCCCCGCGCAGCGGCGGGTTGGCCGCCCACCAGGAGCGCAGGTGCGCGGCGACGCGCTCGGCGTACCGCTCGTCCCCGCTGAGCGCGTACGCGGCGGCGAGCACGGTCAGGTACTGGTGCCGGGACAGCTCCCAGATCTGCTTGATGTCCCCGACCGCCTCCTCGCTCCGGTACGGCACGTCGAAGGCGTAACCCGACGGGGCGCGGCGCCCGGTCTTCGGGTCGTACCACCAGTCCGGGTCCGCGAGGTCCTCGCGGGACACCCCGAAGAACTCGGCGTGCCCGGCCAACAGTCGGTCCGCCTCGGCGAGCAGCCGCTTCGCGGCGTCCGGCGGCACCGCGTCGAGCGCCCCGGCGGGCAGCGCCGAGGTGAACCGGGCGCCGGTCACCTCCGGCGCGACCGGCGGCGCCGACCGCCAGCGCCGCCTGCGCACCGTGTCGACCACCCGCCCGCCGACCTCCCGTGGCCCCATCCGGGACAGCCGCCGCAGGTACCACACCGCGCTCCCGGTCATCGCGCCCTCGCCAACGTCACCGGCGCGCCGCCGACCAGGCTGGTCCGCACGGCGAGGGTGGCCGCCGTGGTGGCGGCCAGCGACTCCAGCGACACCGGCATCGGCCCGCCGGTGCGCACGGCTTTGAGGAAGGCGTCCAGTTCGGCGCGCTGGCCCTTGTCCCGGGCCTTGGGCAGCCGCGAGCTGACCCACCGCCTGCCGCGACCGCCGTACACGGAGGCCCGTACGAAGTCGTCGAGCCGCAGCGCGCGACCGCCCGCGACCACGTCCAGCGTCTCCTTGGGGAAACCGGCCGGGCCGGTGGTGACGTAGCTGATGGTGGCGGTGGACCCGCCCGGGTAGCGCAGCACGACCTGGAGGTCGCCGCCGTCCTCGTGGCCGGGCGCGGCGAGCGCGTACACCGACAGCGGGTCGGCCCCGAGCAGCCAGCTCGCCGTGTCGATGAAGTGGCCGCCCTCGCCGGCGAACCGGGAGCCCTGGGTGCCCTGTTGCAGGTACCAACTGCCGTGTTCCAGGCGGCCCGCGTTGACCAGGTAGCGCAGGTTGCCCGGCCCGGTCCGGGCGCCGAAGCGGTGCCGCGCCTGACGCAGCAACGGGGCGAACCGGCGGTTGAAGCCCACCTGGAGCCGGTCGTTGCCGGACTCCTCGACCGCCGCGAGCACACCGGCCAGCTCGTCCTCGGTGAGCGCCAGCGGCTTCTCCACGAAGACCGCCTTGCCGGCGAGCAGGGCCCTGCGGGTCAGTTCGGCGTGCGAGCTGTGCCGGGTGACCACGAACACCGCGTCGATGCCCGGGTCGTCGAGTACGGCGTCCAGGTCGGTGGTCGCCTCGGCGAAGCCGAACTTGCGCTGGGCGTTGGCCGCGGACAGCGCCGTCGTGGTGACGACCCGGGCCAGCTCGACGCCCTCGCGCTGGGCCAGGTGCGGCAGCAGCATCGACGTCGCGTAGTTGCCCGCGCCGGCGAACGCCAGCCGCACCGGCGCGTGACCGGTCCGGGCCGGCGCCCTGGTGGGGCCGGCGCCACGGCGTACCGCGGGCACGGTCAGGGTCGGGGCCGCCGCCTCGGCCCCCCGCTCGGCGAGGTCCGGGTGGTCCGGCTGGTCGGGGTACCGGAACAGCACGGCCACGGCCTTCAGGTCGCCCTCCTCCAGGCGCCGGTAGGTCTCCACGGCCTCGGCGAAGTCGGCGACGTGCGAGACCAGCGGCTCCACGTCGATCCGGCCACGGGCCAGCAGGTCCAGGACGCACGCCAGGTTGCGCCGCTCGGTCCAGCGCACGTAGCCGATCGGGTAGTCCCGCCCCTCCAGCTCGTACTCCGGGTCGTAGCGCCCGGGGCCGTAGCTGCGGGAGAACCGGACGTCCAGCTCCTTCTCGTAGTACGCGTTCCACGGCAGGTTCAGGCTGCACTTGCCGATGTCCACGACCCGGCCCCGGTCCCGGCTCAACTGGGCGGCAAGCTCGACGGGTTGGTTGCTGGCGCCGCCGGCGGCCAGGTACACCTGGTCCACGCCGTGCCCGTCGGTCAGCTCGGCGACGGAGCTGGCCACCGCCACCGACGCCGGGTCGCCACAGGTCGTGGCGCCCAACCGGGTGGCGAGTTCGCAGCGCACCGGGTCGGGGTCGACCCCGACGACGCTCACCCCCGACGCGGCCAGGAACTGCACCACCAGTTGCCCGATCAGCCCGAGGCCGATGACCAGCGCCACGTCGCCGAGCCGCGGTTCGCCCTGGCGCACGCCCTGGAGCGCGATCGACCCGACGGTGCCGAAGGCCGCGTGCCGTGGCGCGAGGCCGTCCGGCACCCGGGCGTAGAGGTTCCTCGGCACCCAGTTCAGCTCGGCGTGCAGGGCGTGCTCGTTGCCGGCGCAGGCGACCAGGTCGCCGACCTTCACGTCGTCGACCCCGGCGCCGACCTGCTCGACCACCCCGCACAGCGAGTAGCCGAGCGGCGTGTACGAGTCCAGCTTGCCCATCACCTTGCGGTAGGTGGCGGGCACCCCGTTGGTGGCCACGCTCTGCACGACCTTGGCCACCTGGTCCGGCCGGGAGCGGGCCTTGCCCAGCATCGACATGCCGGCCTCGGAGACCTTCATCAGCTCGGTTCCGGTGGAGATCAGCGAGTAGGCGCTGCGTACCAGCACGCCGCCGGGCTTGCACCCCGGCACCGGCACGTCGAGCAGCGCCAGCTCGCCGCTCTTGTAGTTCTGCACAACCTGTTTCACCCGAGCTCCTCGTGATGTCTACGCCGTCAGGCCGCTTGGTTCTGACCGGAGCCAGAGGTCGCGGCGCGGTACCAGTGCTCAAGGGAGAGCACGTGCCACAGATGCTTGGAGAAGTCCCGCCGCCCGGCCGCGTCCTCGGCGACCATCCGCGCCAGCGCGTCGCGGCGCAGGAACCCGGAGTTGACGAGCACGCCGTCGTGCACCACCTCGCGTACCAGCGGCGCCAGGTCCCGGCTCATCCACGCCCGCAGCGGGGCGCTGAACAGGCCCTTGGGCCGGTACACGATCTCCCGGGGCAGGGTCCGGGAGGCCGCCTGCTTCAGGGCCGCCTTCCCCTGTCGCCCGACGATCTTCCGGTCACCGGGCACCGCGAACGCCGCCCTGACCACCTCGACGTCCACGTACGGCACCCGCACCTCCGTGGAGGCGGCCATGCTGGCGCGGTCCGTGTACGCGAGGTTCAGGCCCGGCAGGAACATCCGGGCGTCGCCCAGGCACATCCGGTTGACGAAGTCGTCCAGGTCGTTGTCCCGGTAGACCTCCGCGTGCTCACCCAGCACGTCGTCGACCGTCCCGGCCAGGTCCGGGTTGACCAGGGCCAGCAGCTCGTCCTGGTCGTACATGGTGTAGCTGCGCCGGAACGCGGTCTCCTCCGGCAGCTCCGCGAAGGACAGGAACCGCTTCGCGAACCGCACGGAGCGCAGTCCTCGGCGGGAGGTGGCCACCGGCAGCCGGTCCACGGCCGCCGCCACACCGCGCCGCAGGGGCCGTGGGACGCGCTGGTAGCGCAGCGCGAGCACGTTGGCCAGGTGTTTGCGGTACCCGGCGAACAACTCGTCGGCGCCCATCCCCGAGAGCATCACCTTGACCCCGGCCTCCCGGGCGGCCGAGCAGATCAGGTACGTGTTGATCGCGGCGGGGTCGCCGATCGGCTCGTCCAGGTGGTACGTCATCCGTGGCAGCAGGTCGAGCACGTTCGGGGCGATCTCGATCTCGTGCAGGTCGACGCCGTACCGCTCGGCCACCTGCCGGGCGTAGCGCAGGTCGTCCGGCATCGCCTCGAACCTGGCGTCCGCGGCGCGGAACCCGATCGTGTAGGCGGAGATCCCGGGCCGCTCGCGGGCCGCCAGCGCGGTCAGGTAGCTGGAGTCGAGACCGCCGGAGAGGAACGTGGCCACCGGCACGTCGGAGAGCAGGTGCCGCCGGTTCGACTCCTCGATGACGGCGGCCAGGTCCGGCTGCTCACCGCCGAGGGCCCGCTCCTGACCCTCGCTGGCGACCTCCCGCAGGTTCCAGAACCGGCCGCGCTCCACCCGGCCGTCCGGCCGGCACCGCAGCCAGCTTCCCGGCGGCAGCTTCTCCGCCTCGCGGAACGCGCAGCGGGTGTCCGGCACCCAGTAGTAGAGGAGCGAGGCCACCAGCGCCCCGTGGTCCACCTCCAGCGTCCCGCCGGCCCCGGCGCTGAGCGCCTTCAGCTCGGAGGCGAACATCAGCCCCCCGCCGCGCCGGAGCAGGAACAGCGGCTTGACGCCGAGCTGGTCGCGGACGAGCACCAGGTTGCCGGTGCGCTCGTCGAAGACCGCGAAGGCGAACATGCCGCGCAGCCGGGGCAGACACCCCGTGCCCCAGCGCCGCCAGGCGGCGAGCAGCACCTCGGTGTCGGAGGTGCCGCGAAAGCGCACTCCCGCCGCCGTCAGCTCGGCCCGCAGCTCGGGCGCGTTGTACAGCTCGCCGTTGTACGTCAGGGCGAGGCCGTCCGAGACCATCGGCTGGGCGCCGGTCTCGGTCAGGTCGATGACGGCCAACCGGCGGTGTCCGAGCTGCACCTCACCGTCCCCGGCGGGGTGGCTGTAGCGGCCCGCCCCGTCCGGGCCCCGGTGGGCGAGGACGTCGGTGAGCCGATCGGTCACGGCCTTCCCGTCCGGCCACCGGTACGTGCCTGCGATTCCACACATGTGCTACCGCGCCTCCTGATCGCTGTCCGGGACCCGTGCGGCCGGCGCCGCCGGCCACCCCGGCTGCGGCTGGCCCTCCCCGACCGCCTGAACGGCGTGCGGGGTACCACCACCGCTCTGTCGGGCCAGCCGTCTCGCCCGTAATCGGTCCGCGCCGCTCTCCCGGGCCGGTCGCTCGCCGTCGCCGCGCGGCGCGGTCGGCGACCCGTCCCAGAGCGTGCCGTCGGTCCGATCGCGCGGGTCGGGGTCGATCAACACCACGCCGAGCACCGGAACGCGCTGGTCCGCGAGTTGCCGCGCGACGGTGTGCAGCCACGCGGCGCTGCCGTGCCCGGCCCGTACGACCAATACGGTCTGAGCGCCGAGGTACCGGAGGTCGGTCCACGCCGTGCCGGGGGAGACCGAGCCGACACCGATCCGGCGCGTCGCCCCGGGCGCGTCCTCGGCCCTCGCGTCGCTGACCACGGTCGAACCCGCCGGCAACTTCGGGCTGTTGGCGAGGTCAGCGCCCGGCAGGCCGTCCACGATGACCAGCGGCCCGTCCGCCGCCAGCGCTTCGGCGACGTCCAGGGCGAGCCCCCGTACGCCGCGCGGGCAGCCCAGTTCCAGGAGCGAGACCGGCTCCGCCGCGCCGCGCACGGCGCGGGCCAGGGTCGCGGTGAGCCGGGCCCGCGCGGCCCGGGCCCGGCGGCGTCGCCACGGGCCGGTTGACCAGCGCGGCGCCTGGCGTGCCTCCGCGATGACGGAAGCGCCCAGGTGCACCGCGATCTCCCGGCGCAGCACGGGCCGGTCCGCCACCACCGTGCCCACCGTGGCCACCGCGATGCCCAGGACGAGGCCGAGGACGAGCCCGATCGCGGCGTTGGTGAGCACGGCCTTGGGCCTGGAGTGCCGCACCACGCGCGGGGCGTCCACGATCTGCGTACCGGAGACGAGCCGGGGCGTGCCGGCGCGGGCCTCGGCGGCGCGCTGGTCGAAGTCGGCGATCCGCGAGTTGAGCTCGGACCGGCGGGCGAAGAGCGACTCGACGCTCGCCGACGCCTTGGGGTCGCTCTCCGGCGATCGGCTGCCGATGGCCTTGTTGACCTCGGCCAGCTCGCCCCGCATCCGGTCGCGCTGCGCGAGCAGGGACGCCGCCTCGGCCTTGGCGGCGTCCTGGACGCGCCGCACGTGGTCCGCGACGAACGCCTCGGCCAGCGCCTTGGCCCGGGCCAGCGCCTGGGCGTCGCTGTCGCCGGTCACGTCGATCTGGAGCAGGTTGTTGGTCAGGCCGGTGCCCCGGTAGTCCCGCATGAAGTCCTCGGGGCGCTCCGAGGAGCCCAGGGCCCGCAGGGCCCGGTCGGCGATCCGGGTGGTCTGGAGCAGCGCGACGTCGGTACGGATCAGCGTGCCGGTGTCGTTCGGCTGGTCCTCCCGGTGCGCGACCAGCACCTTGGTCACCGCGGCCGGCGCCGGCGGCACCAGCACCGCCACGGCCGCGCCGGCCAGCATCCCCAGCAGCGCCAGGGCGCACCACAGGCGGCGCCTCCTGCGCACCGCGGCCAGCAGCGCCTGCAGGTCGAGCAGGGGCGCGGCGGCCGGCGACTCGGCTGCCTGGCTCGTGGTCACTCGGCGCCCCCCGCCGTCTGGCCGGGCACCGCGAGCGCCAACGTGGCGTTCTGCTCCGGCTGTTCGGGCGTCCGTGTCGGTTGGTTGCGGACCGCGCCCGCGACGACGACGCCGACGATCTCGTGCCTGCCGTCCGCACACGCCCCGGCGACGCCGGCGAGTTCCGCCGCGGTCCAAATACCCGCGCTCAGTACGACCAGGACACCGGACTCGGCGTCGCGGTCCGGCACCATCGGCTGGGACACCGACACGCCCACCACCCGCAGCGCCGGGAGCCCCCGGCCCGCCGGGGTGGCGGCGTCGCCCCTGGTCTCGGCGGCGAGCCGCTCGGCGGCCCGGCGGGCGACCCCGTCGCCGTCCGGCACGACGACCAACAGCCGTCGAGCAGAGGGGTGTTGGGATCTCAGGCGGGCGCACACCCGCCGGTAGCGGACGCGTCGGCTGGCCTCGTCGCCGGAGGCCAGCGGGGTCGGCGCGTCCCACCGGGTGTCGAGCCCGAGGAAGCGGCGCGGCCAACCCCCCGGGCCCCGGCCCACAGCGGGCCGCTCGGCCGGCACGTCGACGGTGCCCAGCAGCGTCGAGCCGAGCGCCGAGGCGATCTCGGCCCCGGTACGCGGGCGCCGGTTGGCCCGCGCGGCGGTGAGATGGCCCACGACCGCGAGCAGGAAGGACAACGCCGCCCCACCGGCGACGAGGTGCCCCGTCGTGGGCGGCGCCGGGCTCGCCGGCCGGGCCGCCGGCCCCATGACCACCATGCCGGCCTTGTGCGTCGCCGGATCGACCTCCTCCAGCTTCTTCACCGCCGTCTCCAGCGCGGTACGCAACTTCTCCAGCGAGGTGCGGGCCTGCACGCTCTCCACGGTGCGCCCCGGGTCGGCCGCCCGGGACAGCTCGGTGATGCGCCGGTTGGCCCGCTCCACCTGCTCCCGCAGCGCCTCGGGCCCGGTCGCCGCTTTCGGGTCGGTGCCGTCGCCGGTGACCCGCGCGGCGAAGGTGACGAACTGCTGGGCCAGCCGGTCGGTGAGCTGCTGCGCGCGCTCCGGTGTGTCGGCGGTGCCCGAGATCCTGATGACGTTCCCGTCGGCGACCTTGGCGCTCACCCGCTCCCGCACCTCGTCACCGTCGCCCGCCCAGCGCAGCGTGGCCGCCGTGCGGTCCAGCACCGACGAACTGGTCACGATGTACGCCTGGGTCAACAACTCGCGCTCCTCCCACTGCCCCGGCAGCAGGACCGATGCCGAGGCCGTGTACCGCGGGGGGAACAGCGCCGAGACGCCGTAGCCGACGAGCGCGCCCACCGCCGTGAGGACGGCGAGCAGGCGCCAGCGCCGTTGGAGCATCCGCCCGATCGTGGCCAGGCGTATCGTGTCCTCGCTCAACGGTGCGGCCTCTTCCCCGCCCGGGCCGAGGTGCCCGCCGCCACCGGGGGCAGGCCGCGGCAGGCGGCGGCGTAGGCGGCCAGCAGCGAGGCCTGCGAGTTCCGCCAGGAGAGCCGCCCGTTGATCCGCTCCCGACCGATGGCGCCCATCCGCTCCCGCTGCCCCGGATCGTCCAGCAGCCGCGCGATGAGGCCGGCGAACGCGGCCTCGTCGTTGGCGGGCGCGTAGACGGCGGCCTCCCCTGCGGAGACCCGGGCCTCCTTCAGGTCGAACGAGACGACGGGCCGGCCCATCGCCATGTACTCCAGGACCTTGTTCATGGTCGACACGTCGTTGAGCGGGTTGCGCGGGTCGGGGGAGAGGCACACGTCCGCGGTGGACAGGTAGCGCACCAGGTCCGCGTCCGGCACGCGCCCGGTGAACTGCACCTGCTCGGTGAGCCCGAGCCGCCGGGACAGCTCCACCATCGCGTCGAAGGAGTCGCCGGAGCCGACGAACACCGCGTGCCAGTCGCTCCGCCCCAGTTCGTTGCGCAGCCTCGCCAGCGCCCGCAGGGCGTAGTCCACGCCGTCCTGCGGGCCCATGACGCCCAGGTAGCACAGCAGATGGGGCTTGCCGCGCTTCAACTCCGGCTCCGGGTCCACCTGTTGGAACCGCTCGACGGCGGGCGCGCTGCGCACCACGAAGACGTCCGCCGGCCGGCGTCCGCCCCGGCGTACCGCGACGTCCCGGTAGCTCTCGTTGGTGGCGATGACCACGTCCGCGGCCCGGTAGGTCAGCCGCTCCAGGGCGCGCACGGCGCGGTAGAGCAGGTCCTCGCCACGGTCGAAGCGGGACA includes these proteins:
- a CDS encoding right-handed parallel beta-helix repeat-containing protein — protein: MGIKRRHRTWSAAPLALALLAAGCASAPDGPARPTGAPAPTPPVGAGAVARVCAEPMAGPAKAPAGAVPVDPAVVDDLAAKTRSSPPHTTFWLRPGRHRLEPHRYAQVVPKPGNRYLGAPGAVLDGRGTNQYAFGGGAPDVAIRHLTVQGFVAPHNEGVVNHDSADGWVIEHATIQHNSGAGLMAGARQRVRANCLRGNGQYGLNAYKAGDTIRDLLVEGNEIVANNTDDWERRRPGCGCTGGAKFWAVGGADVRGNWVHDNRGTGLWADTNNNDFRIENNVVEANDGAALIYETSYNAVIRANTFRRNNRVEGRRAAGRGDDFPYATLYVSESGGEPRVRARTDRIEIHRNLLEDNWSGITLWENADRFCNSPANTSTGDCTLLVPRPERCARPAIGSAPLYADCRWKTQRVDIHHNRFVAGPSVAGCADACQRMAVLANYGSYPHWSPYRGTRVASAVTHRQHNRWHDNVYLGPWKFVAHDPSRVLDFGRWRDAPYGQDAGSTLRAGGGDHDGR
- a CDS encoding alginate lyase family protein, producing MTGSAVWYLRRLSRMGPREVGGRVVDTVRRRRWRSAPPVAPEVTGARFTSALPAGALDAVPPDAAKRLLAEADRLLAGHAEFFGVSREDLADPDWWYDPKTGRRAPSGYAFDVPYRSEEAVGDIKQIWELSRHQYLTVLAAAYALSGDERYAERVAAHLRSWWAANPPLRGAHWISGIELGIRLLSWVWVRRLLDGWPGVAALFEDNPVARHQVWHHQRWLAAFPSRGSSANNHVIAEAAGQSAAACAFDWFPDSARWRDDALRCLERHLRSNTFGSGLNRELATEYHGLVLELGLAAVAEADAAGVPVPPAVHLVLLRMTDALAAVVDDRLRPPRQGDADDGHGLVVDGAGTDRWGSLLATGDAVFGRLPWWPTVSGTDVRTPLLAALIRPYAKREAAPDTPRPADRPAHFADAGLTVLRGPAGIWCRCDGGPHGFLAIAAHAHADALSVEVRQEGVDVLADPGTYCYHGEPEWRRYFRSTLAHNTLELGGVDQSVSGGPFLWTRQARGRVLFANASGTAGDGVDRWYAEHDGYRPVAHRRRVELSAATRELRIVDEVRGPRRAARLAFHLGPAIVADLVGDRAELTWTRDGEHRSAVLELPGRLRWSAQRGAVEPPLGWYSPGFGRKEPATTLVGTGFAGGAGWSGEFTTVLRFHG
- a CDS encoding bi-domain-containing oxidoreductase produces the protein MKQVVQNYKSGELALLDVPVPGCKPGGVLVRSAYSLISTGTELMKVSEAGMSMLGKARSRPDQVAKVVQSVATNGVPATYRKVMGKLDSYTPLGYSLCGVVEQVGAGVDDVKVGDLVACAGNEHALHAELNWVPRNLYARVPDGLAPRHAAFGTVGSIALQGVRQGEPRLGDVALVIGLGLIGQLVVQFLAASGVSVVGVDPDPVRCELATRLGATTCGDPASVAVASSVAELTDGHGVDQVYLAAGGASNQPVELAAQLSRDRGRVVDIGKCSLNLPWNAYYEKELDVRFSRSYGPGRYDPEYELEGRDYPIGYVRWTERRNLACVLDLLARGRIDVEPLVSHVADFAEAVETYRRLEEGDLKAVAVLFRYPDQPDHPDLAERGAEAAAPTLTVPAVRRGAGPTRAPARTGHAPVRLAFAGAGNYATSMLLPHLAQREGVELARVVTTTALSAANAQRKFGFAEATTDLDAVLDDPGIDAVFVVTRHSSHAELTRRALLAGKAVFVEKPLALTEDELAGVLAAVEESGNDRLQVGFNRRFAPLLRQARHRFGARTGPGNLRYLVNAGRLEHGSWYLQQGTQGSRFAGEGGHFIDTASWLLGADPLSVYALAAPGHEDGGDLQVVLRYPGGSTATISYVTTGPAGFPKETLDVVAGGRALRLDDFVRASVYGGRGRRWVSSRLPKARDKGQRAELDAFLKAVRTGGPMPVSLESLAATTAATLAVRTSLVGGAPVTLARAR
- the asnB gene encoding asparagine synthase (glutamine-hydrolyzing), translated to MCGIAGTYRWPDGKAVTDRLTDVLAHRGPDGAGRYSHPAGDGEVQLGHRRLAVIDLTETGAQPMVSDGLALTYNGELYNAPELRAELTAAGVRFRGTSDTEVLLAAWRRWGTGCLPRLRGMFAFAVFDERTGNLVLVRDQLGVKPLFLLRRGGGLMFASELKALSAGAGGTLEVDHGALVASLLYYWVPDTRCAFREAEKLPPGSWLRCRPDGRVERGRFWNLREVASEGQERALGGEQPDLAAVIEESNRRHLLSDVPVATFLSGGLDSSYLTALAARERPGISAYTIGFRAADARFEAMPDDLRYARQVAERYGVDLHEIEIAPNVLDLLPRMTYHLDEPIGDPAAINTYLICSAAREAGVKVMLSGMGADELFAGYRKHLANVLALRYQRVPRPLRRGVAAAVDRLPVATSRRGLRSVRFAKRFLSFAELPEETAFRRSYTMYDQDELLALVNPDLAGTVDDVLGEHAEVYRDNDLDDFVNRMCLGDARMFLPGLNLAYTDRASMAASTEVRVPYVDVEVVRAAFAVPGDRKIVGRQGKAALKQAASRTLPREIVYRPKGLFSAPLRAWMSRDLAPLVREVVHDGVLVNSGFLRRDALARMVAEDAAGRRDFSKHLWHVLSLEHWYRAATSGSGQNQAA
- a CDS encoding Wzz/FepE/Etk N-terminal domain-containing protein, yielding MTTSQAAESPAAAPLLDLQALLAAVRRRRRLWCALALLGMLAGAAVAVLVPPAPAAVTKVLVAHREDQPNDTGTLIRTDVALLQTTRIADRALRALGSSERPEDFMRDYRGTGLTNNLLQIDVTGDSDAQALARAKALAEAFVADHVRRVQDAAKAEAASLLAQRDRMRGELAEVNKAIGSRSPESDPKASASVESLFARRSELNSRIADFDQRAAEARAGTPRLVSGTQIVDAPRVVRHSRPKAVLTNAAIGLVLGLVLGIAVATVGTVVADRPVLRREIAVHLGASVIAEARQAPRWSTGPWRRRRARAARARLTATLARAVRGAAEPVSLLELGCPRGVRGLALDVAEALAADGPLVIVDGLPGADLANSPKLPAGSTVVSDARAEDAPGATRRIGVGSVSPGTAWTDLRYLGAQTVLVVRAGHGSAAWLHTVARQLADQRVPVLGVVLIDPDPRDRTDGTLWDGSPTAPRGDGERPARESGADRLRARRLARQSGGGTPHAVQAVGEGQPQPGWPAAPAARVPDSDQEAR
- a CDS encoding Wzz/FepE/Etk N-terminal domain-containing protein — protein: MSEDTIRLATIGRMLQRRWRLLAVLTAVGALVGYGVSALFPPRYTASASVLLPGQWEERELLTQAYIVTSSSVLDRTAATLRWAGDGDEVRERVSAKVADGNVIRISGTADTPERAQQLTDRLAQQFVTFAARVTGDGTDPKAATGPEALREQVERANRRITELSRAADPGRTVESVQARTSLEKLRTALETAVKKLEEVDPATHKAGMVVMGPAARPASPAPPTTGHLVAGGAALSFLLAVVGHLTAARANRRPRTGAEIASALGSTLLGTVDVPAERPAVGRGPGGWPRRFLGLDTRWDAPTPLASGDEASRRVRYRRVCARLRSQHPSARRLLVVVPDGDGVARRAAERLAAETRGDAATPAGRGLPALRVVGVSVSQPMVPDRDAESGVLVVLSAGIWTAAELAGVAGACADGRHEIVGVVVAGAVRNQPTRTPEQPEQNATLALAVPGQTAGGAE
- a CDS encoding glycosyltransferase family 4 protein, yielding MLGDATLNGEPDRAGEIGDIGPGRRALILVENLSVPFDRRVWQECTTLREAGWEVHVICPRGGKRDTEPEAVIDGVRIHRYPLRAATGGPAGYLREYGAALWHTARLARRVGPVDVVHACNPPDLLFLPALWLKRRGARFVFDQHDLVPELYLSRFDRGEDLLYRAVRALERLTYRAADVVIATNESYRDVAVRRGGRRPADVFVVRSAPAVERFQQVDPEPELKRGKPHLLCYLGVMGPQDGVDYALRALARLRNELGRSDWHAVFVGSGDSFDAMVELSRRLGLTEQVQFTGRVPDADLVRYLSTADVCLSPDPRNPLNDVSTMNKVLEYMAMGRPVVSFDLKEARVSAGEAAVYAPANDEAAFAGLIARLLDDPGQRERMGAIGRERINGRLSWRNSQASLLAAYAAACRGLPPVAAGTSARAGKRPHR